Part of the Candidatus Eremiobacteraceae bacterium genome, ACGGACCGAAGATCGTGGTCAACAAATCGACGGTGCCGGTCGAGACGGCCGGCCTGGTCAGGGAGATCATCGAGCAGACCAAGACCGCAGCTTTCGACGTCACCGTGGTCTCCAATCCTGAGTTCTTGCGCGAGGGTTCGGCTATCTCCGATTTCATGGATCCCGACCGCATCGTCATCGGCTCGTCGGATGCGCGCGCCGAAGCGGTCATGCGCGAGCTGTACAAGCCGCTCGATGCGCGCATCATCGTCGTGGACGAACGCGCTGCAGAACTGATAAAGCTCGCAGCCAACGCGTTCTTGGCGCTCAAGCTGTCCTATGTCAACGAGATCGCGCAGATCTGCGACGAGGTCGGAGCTGATATCGAAGACATCGTCGCAGGTGTCGGCAGCGACTCGCGCATCGGCGAGACATACCTGCGCGCCGGACTGGGCTTCGGAGGCTCGTGCATCCCGAAAGACGCGCGCGCGCTCCACGATCTGGCCGCGTCGCACGGCATCGATGCGCATATGCTCGCCGCCGCCCTTGACGTCAACCGCGGGCAGATCGGACTGATCGTGGAGCGGCTCGGTCAAGCGCTCAACGGACTGGATGGGCGCGCCGTCGCCGTGCTCGGCCTCGCGTTCAAGCCGGAAACGGATGACGTCCGCGAATCGCCCGCTGTGGCGCTTGCGAGCGCCCTCGTCAACGCCGGCTGTGAAGTACGCGTGCACGATCCCGCAGCAGTCGGGCAAGCTCGCGCCGCGCTCGGCGCATCGGTCGACTACGCCGCTTCGTGGCAAGATGCGGTGCGAGATGCCGACGCCGTCGTCGTCGCCACTGACTGGAACGAGTACAAGCAGCTCGATTTCTCGGTGATGCGCGCGCGCATGCGCGGACGCGTGATCGTCGACGCGCGCAACATCTACGATCCGGCGCAGCTCGCGGACCAAGGGTTCACGCACATCGGCGTCGGCCGCGGCCGAAAGGGCCGGCAGAGAGCCTGATGAGAGCGATGGTGACGGGCGCCGCCGGCTTCGTCGGCTCGCACTTCGTCGATCGACTGATCCAAGAGGGTTGGGATGTTGTCGGAGTGGACAACCTTCTCACCGGCGACCGCACCAATCTCGAACACGCGCGACGCAATAGCTCGTTTCAGTTCGTCGAAGGCGATGTCACTGCACCCGGCTTTGCAGACGGCGTGCTGGCACCGGCACGCCCCGATCTGATCGCGCATCTCGCCTCGCCG contains:
- a CDS encoding UDP-glucose/GDP-mannose dehydrogenase family protein, yielding MHTIGVIGSGYVGLVTGACLAELGNSVMCVDVDAARIETLTGGRLPVFEPGLAELVERNRHAGRLEFSADITKAVRGRDVIFVAVGTPASANGGLDVSAVRAAAASIARALDGPKIVVNKSTVPVETAGLVREIIEQTKTAAFDVTVVSNPEFLREGSAISDFMDPDRIVIGSSDARAEAVMRELYKPLDARIIVVDERAAELIKLAANAFLALKLSYVNEIAQICDEVGADIEDIVAGVGSDSRIGETYLRAGLGFGGSCIPKDARALHDLAASHGIDAHMLAAALDVNRGQIGLIVERLGQALNGLDGRAVAVLGLAFKPETDDVRESPAVALASALVNAGCEVRVHDPAAVGQARAALGASVDYAASWQDAVRDADAVVVATDWNEYKQLDFSVMRARMRGRVIVDARNIYDPAQLADQGFTHIGVGRGRKGRQRA